A region from the Agrobacterium cucumeris genome encodes:
- a CDS encoding pilus assembly protein: protein MTALLMPVFLFTFGLLFEGGRALAYYSQSKRVIAQACERSTKPTRTNVPLDEVRRKNVLDTFDALITSTKQEVVSRDVTIDWLTTDIDAKFTYKTVLGGLFNVEKMDYALTYRCDGIPPYPYDGEVIVNNTFDRLNGKDRILENGKGPNAMNGCWGVVSYEEIGWNGGTGPGIELQDWSNAACRKKFGWQGYDEPKKDAGPACVSVSQQDVASTDVKDPKNNNKLKESEKDASQSAATNPCPPESEELQKPSILTAADGGIPPTKYVVELDSHWEGQKRRDANSSIFKIVELHPGKYEVSVWYNGRNDAYGGTNDIDIFLQLQRPQLGPEKKIIEMAQKGKVFWERRTYSITVDTYSVYKLTIAAGGKSDSLGGIITAFEVKYVDSPK from the coding sequence ATGACGGCATTGCTGATGCCGGTTTTTCTGTTCACATTCGGGCTATTGTTCGAAGGCGGCCGGGCGCTGGCCTATTACAGCCAGTCAAAGCGGGTGATCGCGCAGGCCTGTGAGCGCTCGACGAAACCGACCCGTACGAATGTGCCTCTCGATGAAGTTCGCCGCAAAAACGTGCTGGATACATTCGATGCGCTTATCACCTCCACCAAACAGGAGGTGGTGAGCCGCGACGTGACGATCGACTGGCTGACCACCGATATCGACGCGAAATTTACCTATAAGACGGTGTTGGGCGGCCTGTTCAATGTCGAAAAGATGGACTACGCGCTGACTTACCGTTGCGACGGTATTCCTCCCTATCCGTATGACGGCGAGGTGATCGTAAACAACACATTCGACCGGCTGAACGGTAAAGACCGGATTCTCGAAAACGGTAAAGGCCCCAACGCCATGAATGGGTGCTGGGGCGTCGTCAGCTATGAGGAAATTGGATGGAATGGTGGCACGGGCCCCGGCATCGAGCTTCAGGACTGGAGCAATGCGGCGTGCCGCAAAAAATTCGGCTGGCAGGGTTATGACGAGCCGAAGAAGGATGCTGGACCTGCTTGCGTCAGCGTCTCACAGCAGGACGTCGCATCGACTGACGTGAAAGATCCGAAAAATAACAACAAACTGAAAGAATCCGAGAAGGACGCGTCGCAATCCGCGGCAACAAATCCATGTCCGCCTGAATCGGAAGAGTTGCAAAAACCTTCCATTCTGACTGCCGCGGATGGCGGGATACCGCCGACCAAATATGTGGTGGAACTGGACAGCCATTGGGAAGGGCAAAAGAGAAGAGACGCCAACAGTTCCATTTTCAAGATTGTGGAACTGCACCCCGGAAAATATGAGGTTTCGGTCTGGTATAATGGCCGCAACGACGCCTATGGCGGCACCAACGACATCGACATCTTCCTGCAGCTCCAGCGTCCGCAATTGGGCCCCGAAAAGAAGATCATCGAAATGGCGCAGAAGGGCAAGGTCTTCTGGGAGCGCCGCACGTATTCGATCACGGTCGATACCTACTCCGTCTACAAGCTGACGATTGCCGCAGGCGGCAAAAGCGACAGTCTTGGCGGCATCATCACGGCTTTTGAGGTGAAGTATGTCGATTCACCGAAATAA
- a CDS encoding DUF1127 domain-containing protein, with protein sequence MNITRSLTNWRKYRQTVTELGRMTDRELSDLGIGRQDIRRVARTAVGI encoded by the coding sequence ATGAACATCACCCGCTCGCTCACCAACTGGCGCAAGTATCGTCAGACCGTAACCGAACTTGGCCGCATGACCGACCGCGAACTGAGTGACCTCGGCATTGGCCGTCAGGACATCCGCCGCGTCGCCCGCACCGCCGTCGGCATCTAA
- the tig gene encoding trigger factor yields MQVIETLAEGLKRELKVVIPAADMKARLDERLVDAKDKVRINGFRPGKVPMGHLKKMYGKSIMADLVNELVREKPTEILSSRGEKSATQPAISMTEDEQEAEKILSAESDFEFTVAYEIIPAIELKANDGIKVTREVVEVSEDEINEQILKIAESARTFEAKKGKAADGDRVTMNYLGKVDGVAFDGGAAEDAELVLGSGRFIPGFEDQLVGVKAGDEKTITVTFPADYPAANLAGKEANFDITVKEVAAAAAVEINDELAEKLGLESAEKLKEIVKGQIESQYGNITRQKVKRQILDQLDEMYKFDTPAGLVDAEFDNIWRQINTDLAQSGKTFADEDTTEEEAREEYRKLAERRVRLGLVLSEIGEKAGVEVTEEEMQRALFQQLQQFPGQQKEILDFFRNTPGASASLRAPIFEEKVIDKLLSEISVTDKTVSKEELLADDAEEATETKKKAPAKKKAAAKADDAAEGEEAAPKKKAPAKKKAAEGDAE; encoded by the coding sequence ATGCAGGTTATCGAAACGCTCGCTGAAGGGCTGAAGCGCGAACTCAAGGTCGTTATTCCGGCCGCCGACATGAAGGCCCGTCTGGACGAGCGCCTGGTTGACGCCAAGGACAAGGTTCGCATCAACGGCTTCCGTCCCGGCAAAGTGCCGATGGGCCACCTGAAGAAGATGTATGGCAAGTCCATCATGGCCGACCTCGTCAACGAGCTCGTTCGTGAAAAGCCGACCGAAATCCTTTCCAGCCGCGGCGAGAAGTCTGCTACCCAGCCGGCCATCTCCATGACCGAAGACGAGCAGGAAGCCGAAAAGATCCTGTCGGCTGAATCCGATTTCGAATTCACCGTTGCCTATGAAATCATCCCGGCCATCGAACTGAAGGCCAATGACGGTATAAAGGTTACCCGCGAAGTTGTTGAAGTCTCTGAAGACGAAATCAACGAGCAGATCCTGAAGATCGCTGAGAGCGCCCGCACCTTCGAAGCCAAGAAGGGCAAGGCTGCCGATGGCGACCGCGTCACCATGAACTATCTCGGCAAGGTTGACGGTGTTGCCTTCGACGGCGGCGCTGCTGAAGATGCTGAACTGGTTCTCGGTTCGGGCCGCTTCATCCCCGGCTTCGAAGACCAGCTGGTCGGCGTCAAGGCTGGCGATGAAAAGACCATCACCGTGACCTTCCCGGCTGACTACCCGGCTGCAAACCTTGCCGGCAAGGAAGCCAACTTCGACATCACCGTCAAGGAAGTTGCCGCTGCTGCTGCCGTTGAAATCAACGACGAACTGGCTGAAAAGCTCGGTCTCGAATCGGCTGAAAAGCTGAAGGAAATCGTCAAGGGTCAGATCGAAAGCCAGTACGGCAACATCACCCGCCAGAAGGTCAAGCGTCAGATCCTCGACCAGCTGGACGAAATGTACAAGTTCGACACGCCGGCTGGCCTGGTTGACGCCGAGTTCGACAACATCTGGCGCCAGATCAACACCGATCTCGCCCAGTCCGGCAAGACCTTCGCTGACGAAGACACGACCGAAGAAGAAGCCCGCGAAGAATATCGCAAGCTTGCTGAACGCCGCGTCCGTCTCGGCCTCGTTCTCTCCGAAATCGGCGAAAAGGCCGGCGTTGAAGTGACCGAAGAAGAAATGCAGCGCGCGCTGTTCCAGCAGCTGCAGCAGTTCCCCGGCCAGCAGAAGGAAATCCTCGATTTCTTCCGCAACACGCCCGGCGCTTCCGCTTCGCTGCGCGCTCCGATCTTCGAAGAAAAGGTCATCGACAAGCTGCTCTCCGAAATCTCGGTAACGGACAAGACCGTTTCCAAGGAAGAGCTGCTGGCTGACGACGCCGAAGAAGCTACGGAAACCAAGAAGAAGGCCCCGGCCAAGAAAAAGGCTGCTGCCAAGGCTGACGACGCCGCTGAAGGCGAAGAAGCCGCTCCGAAGAAGAAGGCTCCGGCCAAGAAGAAGGCCGCTGAAGGCGACGCCGAATAA
- a CDS encoding TadE/TadG family type IV pilus assembly protein, with the protein MSIHRNKGLARFRSYALDIRAATAVEFGLLLPVYFLLVFGIFEVGLALLLTLNLATAANAGAEMLRKAAASHTAVTEIDFRRVIASNFLLGTTESDMKITLVPIPDADFTAVPLTFPVENRFQVPDKNAGQYLLALGYNWPFILPTTRLLIPSGGDKQPQLQNISLAITAVRVTE; encoded by the coding sequence ATGTCGATTCACCGAAATAAAGGGCTCGCTCGGTTCCGCTCTTATGCGCTCGATATCCGGGCGGCCACCGCCGTCGAGTTCGGTCTGCTTCTGCCGGTCTATTTTCTGCTGGTCTTCGGCATTTTCGAGGTCGGTCTGGCGCTGCTGCTCACTCTCAATCTGGCAACGGCGGCCAATGCCGGCGCGGAAATGCTGCGCAAGGCGGCGGCAAGCCATACGGCGGTTACTGAAATCGATTTCAGGCGGGTGATCGCCTCCAATTTCCTGCTCGGCACGACGGAAAGCGACATGAAGATAACGCTCGTCCCGATCCCGGACGCGGATTTCACCGCCGTGCCGCTGACATTTCCGGTCGAGAACAGGTTTCAGGTGCCGGATAAAAATGCCGGGCAATATCTTCTGGCGCTTGGGTACAATTGGCCATTCATTCTGCCCACGACGCGTCTGCTGATCCCCAGCGGCGGCGACAAGCAGCCGCAACTGCAGAATATCTCCCTGGCGATCACCGCCGTTCGGGTGACGGAATGA
- the trmFO gene encoding methylenetetrahydrofolate--tRNA-(uracil(54)-C(5))-methyltransferase (FADH(2)-oxidizing) TrmFO, with product MDASMQDKTHSPIHVVGGGLAGSEAAWQIAQSGVPVILHEMRGVRGTDAHKGDSLAELVCSNSFRSDDATANAVGVIHAEMRLAGSLIMACADKHQVPAGGALAVDRDGFSLAVTEMLQLHPLVTIVREEVSGLPPKEWGSTIIATGPLTSPDLAAAVQAETGEDALAFFDAIAPIVHRDSINMDICWYQSRYDKVGPGGTGKDYINCPMDEEQYNAFIDALIAGDTVGFKEWEGTPYFDGCLPIEIMAERGRQTLRHGPMKPMGLTNSHNPTVKAYAVVQLRQDNALGTLYNMVGFQTKLKYGVQADVFRMIPGLENAEFARLGGLHRNTYIDSPVLLDPSLKLKSRPDLRFAGQITGCEGYVESASVGLLAGRFAAAERKGEALSLPPATTALGSLLNHITGGHLSSDDEPGKRSFQPMNINFGLFPELEPGSIVKPEGVKRFRGKDKTIMKRQLVAARALKDCAEWLGMGETAPAAGAALDH from the coding sequence ATGGACGCCAGCATGCAAGACAAGACCCATTCTCCCATTCACGTCGTGGGCGGCGGATTGGCCGGTTCGGAAGCCGCGTGGCAGATCGCGCAGAGCGGCGTGCCCGTCATCCTGCATGAAATGCGTGGCGTGCGCGGCACGGACGCGCATAAGGGCGACAGCTTGGCGGAACTGGTCTGTTCCAACTCCTTCCGCTCGGACGATGCGACGGCCAATGCGGTCGGCGTCATCCATGCCGAAATGCGGCTTGCCGGTTCGCTGATCATGGCCTGCGCTGACAAACATCAGGTACCGGCCGGCGGCGCGCTTGCCGTCGACCGCGACGGGTTTTCGCTTGCCGTTACCGAAATGCTGCAACTTCACCCGCTGGTGACGATTGTCCGCGAGGAGGTTTCCGGCCTGCCGCCGAAGGAATGGGGCAGCACCATCATCGCCACCGGGCCGCTCACCTCGCCGGATCTGGCGGCAGCGGTCCAGGCCGAAACGGGTGAGGATGCGCTGGCCTTTTTCGACGCCATCGCCCCGATCGTCCACCGCGACAGCATCAACATGGATATCTGCTGGTACCAGTCGCGTTACGACAAGGTCGGCCCCGGCGGCACGGGCAAGGACTACATCAACTGCCCGATGGACGAAGAGCAATATAACGCCTTCATCGACGCGCTGATTGCCGGCGACACGGTCGGTTTCAAGGAATGGGAAGGCACGCCCTATTTCGACGGCTGCCTGCCGATCGAAATCATGGCCGAACGTGGCCGCCAGACGCTGCGCCATGGCCCGATGAAACCGATGGGGCTGACCAATTCACACAACCCCACCGTCAAGGCCTATGCCGTGGTGCAGCTGCGCCAGGACAATGCGCTCGGCACGCTCTACAACATGGTCGGTTTCCAGACGAAACTGAAATACGGCGTGCAGGCGGATGTGTTCCGCATGATTCCGGGCCTCGAAAATGCGGAATTCGCCCGCCTCGGCGGCCTGCACCGCAACACCTATATCGATTCCCCTGTCCTGCTCGATCCGTCGCTGAAGCTGAAATCCCGCCCCGACCTGCGCTTCGCCGGCCAGATCACCGGCTGCGAGGGTTATGTGGAAAGCGCCTCCGTCGGCCTTCTCGCCGGCCGCTTCGCCGCCGCCGAACGCAAGGGCGAGGCCCTGAGCCTGCCGCCGGCCACCACGGCGCTTGGCTCGCTTCTCAACCACATCACCGGCGGCCATCTTTCCTCAGATGATGAGCCGGGCAAGCGTTCCTTCCAGCCGATGAACATCAATTTCGGCCTGTTCCCCGAACTGGAGCCGGGCTCCATCGTCAAGCCGGAGGGCGTGAAACGTTTTCGCGGCAAGGACAAGACGATTATGAAACGCCAGCTGGTTGCAGCGCGGGCGCTGAAGGATTGCGCGGAATGGCTGGGGATGGGCGAAACCGCCCCGGCAGCCGGTGCCGCGCTGGATCATTGA
- a CDS encoding DUF1003 domain-containing protein → MSDISDYITSHFKRSSREIGEVERRILELSHQKKLVSSDINAEFSAGASLGDRLADNIAKIGGSWGFILGFCFFLIFWAIINTIILTTGAFDPYPFIFLNLLLSMLAAIQAPIIMMSQNRQAARDRFEAAKDYEVNLKAELEVLSLHEKIDVKVLAELAALRQDLAALHHHVTRKDG, encoded by the coding sequence GTGTCAGATATCTCCGACTACATCACGTCGCATTTCAAACGTTCCTCCCGCGAAATTGGTGAGGTGGAGCGCCGCATTCTGGAACTGTCGCACCAGAAGAAGCTGGTTTCGAGCGACATCAATGCGGAATTTTCCGCCGGCGCCAGTCTCGGCGACAGGCTGGCCGACAATATTGCCAAGATCGGCGGCTCCTGGGGTTTCATCCTCGGCTTCTGCTTTTTCCTGATCTTCTGGGCGATCATCAACACCATAATACTGACAACAGGCGCCTTCGACCCCTACCCGTTCATCTTCCTCAACCTGCTGCTTTCCATGCTGGCCGCCATTCAGGCGCCGATCATCATGATGTCACAGAACCGCCAGGCCGCCCGCGATCGTTTCGAAGCCGCCAAGGATTACGAAGTGAACCTGAAGGCCGAGCTGGAAGTACTGTCGCTGCATGAAAAGATCGACGTCAAGGTGCTGGCCGAGCTTGCGGCGCTGAGACAGGACCTCGCCGCACTCCACCACCACGTCACCCGCAAAGACGGCTGA
- a CDS encoding DUF1127 domain-containing protein produces MNPIRIAKNWISYRRTINELGSLSNQALSDIGLTRYDIRNVAARSFR; encoded by the coding sequence ATGAACCCTATCCGCATTGCAAAGAACTGGATCTCCTACCGCCGCACGATCAACGAACTCGGCAGCCTCTCCAACCAGGCTCTGAGCGACATCGGTCTGACCCGTTACGACATCCGTAACGTAGCAGCCCGTTCGTTCCGCTAA
- a CDS encoding acyl carrier protein, translated as MLAAKKSETNVADTIYSYLSNRFPAYAPFTDDTLLLEGGVIDSLGFLELMIFLGETFGIVLDDEHFTPDNLGTPADLIAFVLRERRK; from the coding sequence ATGCTTGCCGCAAAGAAAAGCGAAACCAACGTTGCTGATACCATCTACTCCTATCTCTCGAACCGTTTTCCCGCCTATGCACCTTTTACCGACGATACATTGCTTCTCGAAGGAGGCGTGATCGATTCGCTCGGTTTTCTGGAATTGATGATCTTCCTCGGCGAGACTTTTGGCATCGTTCTCGATGACGAGCATTTCACGCCTGACAATCTCGGCACACCCGCCGATCTCATCGCCTTCGTCCTCAGGGAACGAAGGAAATGA
- a CDS encoding TadE/TadG family type IV pilus assembly protein, translating to MMRFRLKSVFAAMLRSRSGVAAVEFSLLLPMLIIFLAVMIETGRGWLSYDRFVTVVDNTARWSARFPEFEERVRTGVKTFVIDAGQPLNPEELDLTLRSARLVGGVATVEFAPYNFFGSAEAVTWDKMLKAGNFKEEEAVIVISGRYKYSPLFSFLRPTTIEFEYVATVNPYFSRHYKYQKGKSDWSFWNVR from the coding sequence ATGATGAGGTTTCGGCTGAAATCCGTCTTCGCCGCCATGCTGCGATCGCGCTCCGGCGTGGCCGCCGTGGAATTCTCGCTGCTATTGCCGATGCTGATTATTTTTCTGGCGGTGATGATCGAGACCGGTCGTGGCTGGCTGAGTTATGACCGTTTCGTCACGGTTGTCGATAATACAGCCCGCTGGTCCGCCCGTTTCCCGGAATTCGAGGAGCGGGTGAGGACAGGAGTGAAAACCTTTGTCATCGACGCCGGGCAGCCGCTCAATCCGGAGGAGCTCGATCTGACCTTGCGGAGCGCCAGGCTGGTGGGCGGTGTCGCAACGGTCGAATTTGCGCCTTACAACTTCTTCGGCTCCGCAGAAGCCGTCACCTGGGACAAGATGCTGAAGGCGGGGAATTTCAAGGAAGAAGAAGCCGTCATCGTGATTTCGGGGCGTTATAAATATAGCCCGTTATTCTCGTTCCTGCGCCCTACGACCATCGAGTTCGAATATGTCGCGACGGTCAATCCGTATTTCTCGCGGCACTACAAATACCAGAAGGGCAAGTCGGACTGGTCCTTCTGGAATGTTCGCTGA
- a CDS encoding AMP-binding protein: MTPHFLLHHLLTAQAASDDQALVHKDIALTYREFAQAANRCAAALQQAGAERGDRVVIFLPRGIEECWSIFGVSMASCVFVPVNALLKSQQIRHIITDCGAKIVISSRAMQEELGAALEGLPDVSLLLAEDIESSTNAPARPSAAIGEDLAAILYTSGSTGSPKGVMLSHRNLLAGARIVRTYLEITASDRILSLLPFSFDYGLNQLLTAVEQGATTIISTFRLGDDIVRDLRDHAVTGLAGVPTVWAILTRAAPSLAKTPLPHLRYITNSGGRVPQETVKALREKLPDTKIYLMYGLTEAFRSTFLPPEEIDSRPTSIGKAIPECEIFIVTDKGQRAKPGEPGILVHRGPTVSLGYWNRPEDTAKVLRPHPFTPAALGGETVCYSGDLAVEDEDGFFSFVARNDAMIKSSGYRISPTEVEESLMSTGLFQQVAVIGLPDPFAGERVHAVATAANENIDVSAALKKAAEMLAPFMIPRAIELVDRLPVTANGKVDYRALVRERTDNVAHG, translated from the coding sequence ATGACACCCCATTTCCTGCTGCATCACCTGCTCACCGCCCAGGCGGCAAGCGACGATCAGGCCCTTGTCCATAAAGATATAGCCCTGACCTATCGGGAATTCGCGCAGGCGGCGAACCGCTGCGCGGCAGCCCTGCAGCAGGCCGGCGCAGAGCGCGGTGACCGCGTCGTCATTTTCCTGCCGCGCGGCATCGAGGAATGCTGGTCGATCTTCGGCGTCAGCATGGCATCCTGTGTTTTTGTGCCGGTCAACGCGCTGCTGAAATCACAGCAGATCCGCCATATCATCACGGATTGCGGCGCGAAAATAGTCATCAGCAGCAGGGCAATGCAGGAAGAACTCGGCGCAGCGCTGGAAGGCCTGCCGGATGTGAGCCTATTGCTGGCGGAAGATATCGAGAGCAGCACAAACGCACCTGCCCGCCCTTCGGCGGCAATCGGCGAGGACCTCGCGGCGATCCTCTATACCTCCGGCTCCACCGGCTCGCCGAAGGGCGTGATGCTGTCGCACCGCAATCTTCTGGCCGGCGCGCGCATCGTGCGGACCTATCTCGAAATTACCGCAAGCGACCGCATTCTTTCCCTCCTGCCCTTCAGCTTTGACTACGGCCTGAACCAGCTGCTGACGGCTGTGGAACAGGGCGCGACCACGATCATCTCCACCTTCCGGCTGGGCGACGATATCGTCCGCGATCTGCGCGACCATGCCGTGACGGGTCTCGCCGGCGTGCCGACCGTCTGGGCGATCCTGACCAGAGCGGCCCCGTCGCTCGCAAAGACGCCACTGCCGCATCTGCGCTACATCACCAATTCCGGCGGGCGTGTGCCGCAGGAAACCGTAAAAGCGCTGCGCGAAAAGCTGCCGGATACGAAAATCTACCTGATGTATGGTCTGACCGAGGCTTTCCGCTCCACCTTCCTGCCACCGGAAGAAATCGACAGCCGCCCGACCTCCATCGGCAAGGCCATTCCGGAATGCGAAATCTTCATCGTCACCGACAAGGGACAACGGGCAAAACCGGGCGAGCCAGGCATTCTCGTCCACCGCGGCCCGACCGTATCGCTGGGCTACTGGAACCGGCCGGAAGACACGGCAAAAGTGCTGCGCCCTCATCCTTTCACTCCAGCGGCGCTGGGCGGCGAAACCGTCTGTTATTCCGGTGATCTGGCGGTGGAAGATGAGGACGGTTTCTTCAGCTTCGTTGCCCGCAACGATGCGATGATCAAATCGTCAGGCTATCGCATCAGCCCGACAGAGGTGGAGGAAAGCCTGATGTCGACAGGGCTGTTCCAGCAGGTCGCCGTCATTGGTCTGCCGGACCCCTTTGCCGGTGAAAGGGTGCATGCCGTGGCAACCGCCGCCAATGAAAATATCGACGTTTCGGCAGCCCTTAAGAAAGCCGCCGAAATGCTCGCTCCCTTCATGATCCCGCGCGCCATCGAACTGGTCGACCGGCTGCCGGTCACCGCCAATGGCAAGGTGGATTACCGCGCGCTGGTGCGCGAACGGACGGACAATGTCGCCCACGGATAA
- a CDS encoding S-(hydroxymethyl)glutathione dehydrogenase/class III alcohol dehydrogenase — MDVRAAVAIQAGKPLEVMTVQLEGPRAGEVLVEVKATGICHTDDFTLSGADPEGLFPAILGHEGAGIVVDVGPGVTSVKKGDHVIPLYTPECRECYSCTSRKTNLCTSIRATQGQGVMPDGTSRFSIGKDKIHHYMGCSTFSNYTVLPEIALAKINPDAPFDKVCYIGCGVTTGIGAVINTAKVEIGSTAIVFGLGGIGLNVLQGLRLAGADMIIGVDINNDRKAWGEKFGMTHFVNPKDVGDDIVPYLVNMTKRNGDLIGGADYTFDCTGNTKVMRQALEASHRGWGKSVIIGVAGAGQEISTRPFQLVTGRNWMGTAFGGARGRTDVPKIVDWYMEGKIQIDPMITHVMPLEDINKGFELMHKGESIRGVVVY; from the coding sequence ATGGACGTACGCGCCGCTGTTGCCATTCAGGCAGGAAAACCGCTTGAGGTCATGACCGTTCAGCTGGAAGGTCCGCGCGCCGGCGAAGTGCTTGTTGAGGTCAAGGCGACCGGCATCTGCCACACCGATGATTTCACGCTTTCCGGTGCCGATCCGGAAGGTCTGTTTCCGGCCATCCTCGGCCATGAGGGTGCCGGTATCGTCGTTGATGTCGGCCCCGGCGTCACCTCGGTCAAAAAGGGTGACCATGTCATTCCGCTCTACACGCCGGAATGCCGCGAGTGTTATTCCTGCACCTCGCGCAAGACCAATCTGTGCACCTCCATCCGCGCCACCCAGGGTCAGGGCGTCATGCCGGATGGTACCTCGCGCTTCTCGATCGGCAAGGACAAGATCCACCACTACATGGGCTGCTCGACCTTCTCGAACTACACCGTCCTGCCGGAAATCGCGCTTGCCAAGATCAATCCCGACGCGCCCTTCGACAAGGTCTGTTACATCGGCTGCGGCGTCACCACCGGCATCGGTGCTGTTATCAACACCGCCAAGGTCGAGATTGGTTCCACAGCCATCGTCTTCGGCCTCGGCGGCATCGGCCTCAACGTGTTGCAGGGCCTGCGCCTTGCCGGCGCCGACATGATCATCGGCGTCGACATCAACAATGACCGCAAGGCCTGGGGCGAAAAGTTCGGCATGACCCACTTCGTCAATCCGAAGGATGTCGGCGACGACATCGTGCCCTATCTCGTCAATATGACGAAGCGCAATGGCGACCTGATCGGCGGTGCTGACTACACCTTCGACTGCACCGGCAACACGAAGGTCATGCGCCAGGCGCTGGAAGCCTCGCATCGCGGCTGGGGCAAGTCGGTCATCATCGGCGTTGCCGGCGCCGGCCAAGAAATCTCGACCCGTCCGTTCCAGCTGGTCACCGGCCGCAACTGGATGGGCACGGCCTTTGGCGGCGCGCGCGGCCGCACCGACGTGCCGAAGATCGTCGACTGGTACATGGAAGGCAAGATCCAGATCGATCCGATGATCACACACGTGATGCCGCTCGAAGACATCAACAAGGGCTTCGAGCTGATGCACAAGGGTGAGAGCATACGCGGCGTCGTGGTCTATTGA
- the sthA gene encoding Si-specific NAD(P)(+) transhydrogenase encodes MHQFDLIVVGSGPAGRRAAIQAAKLEKKVLVIEKGSRVGGVSVHTGTIPSKTLRETALNLTGWRERGFYGRSYRVKQEIDADDLRRRLLITLDHEVEVLEHQFARNRVQHIRGTASFVDANTMKVVKNDGEIMNVTGTSILLTIGTRPYRPPHIPFDGQAVLDSDEILEIKELPRSMVVVGAGVIGIEYATIFSALDTQVTVVEPRETMLEFIDKEIVEDFTYQLRDRNMKLIFGQKAEKVERDESGKCLVSLGNGRVLKTETVLFAAGRVGATDTLNLSACGLEADSRGRLKVDPETFQTSVPNIYAAGDIIGFPSLASTSMEQGRIAARHAVGAPAGEPPQFFPYGIYAVPEISTCGLTEEEVIERGIPYECGIAHFRETSRGHIMGLDSGLLKMIFSLKTRRLLGVHIVGEGATELVHIGQAVLNLKGTVEYFVENTFNYPTLAEAYKIAGLDAWNRMGEIKKD; translated from the coding sequence ATGCACCAGTTCGATCTGATTGTTGTCGGCAGCGGTCCGGCGGGAAGACGGGCCGCCATTCAGGCCGCCAAGCTCGAAAAGAAGGTTCTGGTCATAGAGAAAGGCAGCCGCGTCGGCGGCGTTTCCGTGCACACCGGCACCATTCCTTCCAAGACCCTGCGCGAAACTGCGCTCAACCTTACCGGCTGGCGTGAGCGCGGTTTTTACGGCCGCTCCTACCGCGTCAAGCAGGAGATCGACGCCGACGATCTGCGCCGCCGCCTGCTCATTACGCTCGATCACGAAGTCGAGGTGCTGGAGCACCAGTTTGCCCGCAACCGCGTGCAGCACATTCGCGGCACGGCAAGCTTCGTTGACGCCAACACCATGAAGGTGGTGAAGAACGACGGCGAGATCATGAATGTCACCGGCACCTCCATCCTGCTGACCATCGGCACCCGGCCCTACCGGCCGCCGCATATTCCCTTCGACGGCCAGGCGGTGCTTGATTCGGATGAGATTCTCGAAATAAAGGAACTGCCGCGCTCCATGGTCGTGGTTGGCGCCGGCGTCATCGGCATCGAATATGCGACGATCTTCAGCGCGCTCGACACGCAGGTGACGGTGGTGGAACCGCGCGAGACCATGCTGGAATTCATCGACAAGGAAATCGTCGAGGACTTCACCTATCAGCTGCGTGATCGCAACATGAAGCTGATCTTTGGCCAGAAGGCGGAAAAAGTGGAACGCGACGAGAGCGGCAAATGCCTCGTTTCGCTCGGCAATGGCCGCGTCCTCAAAACCGAGACGGTGCTGTTTGCCGCCGGCCGTGTCGGCGCCACCGATACGCTCAACCTTTCGGCCTGCGGGCTGGAAGCCGACAGCCGTGGCCGCCTGAAGGTCGATCCCGAAACCTTCCAGACCTCGGTGCCGAACATCTATGCTGCCGGCGATATCATCGGTTTCCCCAGCCTTGCCTCCACCTCCATGGAACAGGGCCGCATCGCTGCCCGCCATGCCGTCGGCGCACCGGCCGGCGAACCGCCGCAATTCTTCCCCTACGGCATCTATGCCGTGCCGGAAATCTCCACCTGCGGCCTGACGGAAGAAGAAGTCATCGAACGCGGCATTCCCTATGAATGCGGCATCGCCCATTTCCGCGAGACCTCGCGCGGCCATATCATGGGCCTCGACAGCGGCCTCTTGAAGATGATCTTCTCGCTGAAAACCCGCCGCCTGCTGGGCGTCCACATCGTCGGCGAAGGAGCGACCGAACTGGTGCATATCGGCCAGGCGGTGCTGAACCTCAAAGGCACGGTGGAATATTTCGTGGAGAATACGTTCAATTACCCCACGCTGGCTGAGGCCTACAAGATTGCCGGGCTGGATGCGTGGAACCGCATGGGTGAGATCAAGAAGGATTGA